The proteins below come from a single Ptychodera flava strain L36383 chromosome 6, AS_Pfla_20210202, whole genome shotgun sequence genomic window:
- the LOC139135103 gene encoding uncharacterized protein, which yields MVILTLDENECSLENFCMKVKSINNWEEDTILILDRSQTPISESPATSGPDFWRTPRKLFAVRDEDYKKFIYKEKAPKRKSELQNVESDLKIIKQHIGEMRGLQGVFSRPRDPLTCMVCLERASFPLYACFKCNKIIGCYVCSIRLHACPNCRGAIPENAPHLRGLEQAMLGSEYNTSSDREIAVAVQQRPTSAGVDQFSSDEQPEIPDDDDDDDFLPEVTYHTGPRRSQQN from the exons ATGGTTATTTTAACCCTAGACGAAAATGAATGCAGTTTGGAAAATTTCTGCATGAAAGTTAAATCAATCAACAACTGGGAGGAAGACACGATCCTTATATTGGATCGTTCACAGACCCCGATCAGCGAAAGTCCGGCGACTTCAG GACCTGATTTTTGGAGAACACCAAGGAAGCTTTTTGCAGTGAGAGATGAAGACTATAAAAAATTCATCTATAAAGAGAAAGCTCCAAAACGGAAATCAGAACTGCAGAATGTAGAAAGTGATTTAAAGATAATCAAGCAGCATATTGGAGAGATG AGAGGACTCCAGGGAGTCTTTAGTAGACCACGAGACCCATTAACATGCATGGTATGCCTTGAAAGAGCCTCATTTCCGTTGTATGCATGTTTCAAGTGTAATAAAATAATAGGGTGCTATGTATGTAGCATTCGCTTACATGCTTGTCCAAATTGCCGTGGTGCAATACCTGAGAACGCACCACATCTGAGAGGGTTGGAGCAAGCAATGCTTGGAAGTGAATACAACACTAGTAGTGACAGAGAGATTGCAGTTGCTGTTCAGCAAAGGCCAACCAGTGCTGGTGTGGATCAGTTTAGCAGTGATGAGCAACCTGAGATCcccgacgacgacgatgatgatgacttCTTACCAGAAGTAACTTATCATACTGGACCGAGAAGAAGCCAgcagaactga